One genomic segment of Brevibacillus laterosporus LMG 15441 includes these proteins:
- a CDS encoding ankyrin repeat domain-containing protein: MDSLLSSGKRQTTQVVNEEMDKLNRALLKAANQGDKEAISKLLTDGADIDATDERGRTSVMIAVHTNQLELFTFLIEKGADINIRDNQLDNPLLYAGAEGKLDFLKAAIAAGADTTITNRYGGTALIPAADRGHVEIVRELLTNSDVDVNHVNNLGWTVLLEAIILGDGGKNHQEIVNLLIEYGADVNLADRSGVTPLQHAKKHGYQEMVDVLTSAGGK; encoded by the coding sequence ATGGACTCTTTGTTATCAAGCGGAAAGCGGCAAACAACCCAAGTGGTGAACGAAGAAATGGACAAGTTGAATCGCGCTCTGTTGAAAGCTGCAAATCAGGGAGACAAGGAAGCCATTTCGAAACTTCTGACGGATGGCGCTGATATTGACGCTACGGATGAAAGAGGCCGAACCTCTGTTATGATTGCCGTACACACGAACCAATTAGAGCTGTTTACGTTTCTAATCGAGAAGGGGGCCGATATTAACATCAGGGACAATCAACTTGACAATCCTTTACTCTATGCAGGAGCGGAAGGTAAGTTGGATTTTTTGAAAGCAGCCATTGCAGCAGGCGCTGACACGACGATTACCAACCGTTATGGAGGTACCGCCCTTATTCCAGCGGCTGATCGCGGGCATGTTGAGATTGTTCGAGAGCTGCTCACGAACTCCGATGTAGATGTGAATCACGTCAACAATCTGGGCTGGACCGTTCTGCTGGAAGCCATTATTCTTGGAGATGGCGGCAAAAATCATCAGGAGATCGTAAATCTGCTGATTGAGTACGGAGCCGATGTAAATCTGGCTGACAGAAGTGGAGTAACACCTTTGCAGCATGCCAAAAAACACGGCTATCAGGAAATGGTTGACGTTTTGACGAGCGCTGGTGGGAAATAA